Proteins encoded within one genomic window of Paenarthrobacter sp. JL.01a:
- a CDS encoding glycosyltransferase, producing the protein MSADRPLAGALQDAPEPPGVSIVIPAYNEESVIRQCLIAAIYQSVPADEIIVVDNLSTDRTARIVRQMQQEYPESPIILLRQDGAQGLIPTRNHGLNSATGEVIGRIDADSVLEPDWVEQVQKAFMNQSVAAATGPVVYYDMPMRRFGLKADDKMRQLMLRLAKHQYHFLFGSNMALRRSAWEIIRDEACLDEKDEMHEDIDLSLHLFEHDLKVQYVPQMVSGMSARRLEDSPRDYRYYVQRFDRTYKAHNVKKMALKAPMVVFFSVYFPAKLLRAIHTANAAQGARRGGL; encoded by the coding sequence ATGTCAGCCGATAGACCCTTGGCGGGTGCCCTCCAGGATGCCCCGGAACCTCCGGGCGTCTCCATCGTCATCCCGGCGTACAACGAAGAAAGCGTTATACGCCAGTGCCTCATCGCTGCCATCTACCAGTCCGTGCCGGCAGACGAGATCATCGTGGTGGATAACCTGTCCACGGACCGGACAGCCAGGATCGTGCGGCAGATGCAGCAGGAATACCCTGAGAGCCCCATCATTCTTCTTCGGCAGGACGGCGCCCAGGGCCTCATTCCCACCCGCAACCACGGCCTGAACAGTGCCACCGGTGAAGTCATCGGCCGCATCGACGCAGACTCGGTCCTTGAGCCGGATTGGGTTGAGCAGGTGCAAAAGGCGTTCATGAACCAGTCCGTCGCCGCAGCAACTGGACCGGTGGTCTACTACGACATGCCCATGCGGCGTTTCGGGCTCAAGGCCGACGACAAGATGAGGCAGCTCATGCTGCGACTGGCGAAGCACCAGTACCACTTCCTGTTCGGCTCGAACATGGCCCTCCGTCGATCTGCCTGGGAAATCATCCGCGACGAGGCGTGCCTGGACGAAAAAGATGAGATGCACGAGGACATCGACCTCTCGCTCCATCTGTTCGAGCATGACCTCAAGGTCCAGTACGTGCCCCAGATGGTCTCCGGGATGTCCGCGCGCAGGCTCGAGGATTCACCCCGGGACTATCGCTATTACGTGCAGCGCTTCGACCGCACGTACAAAGCGCACAACGTCAAGAAAATGGCCCTGAAGGCCCCCATGGTGGTGTTCTTCTCGGTCTATTTCCCCGCCAAGCTGCTGCGCGCCATCCACACGGCCAATGCCGCACAGGGCGCCCGCCGCGGCGGGCTCTGA
- a CDS encoding peptidylprolyl isomerase, whose amino-acid sequence MTIATAKATIHTTLGDIKVDLFGNHAPKTVANFIGLATGEKSWNHPETGEDKTGTPLYNGTIFHRIIKDFMIQGGDPLGRGVGGPGYQFDDEIHPELTFNAPYKLAMANAGIQMGKGTNGSQFFITTVNTDWLFGKHSIFGEVTDEESRKVVDAIEAVRTGMGDRPVEDVVINSIDIEQL is encoded by the coding sequence ATGACCATTGCAACCGCAAAAGCAACGATCCACACTACCCTCGGCGATATCAAGGTTGACCTCTTCGGCAACCACGCGCCCAAGACCGTGGCAAACTTCATCGGCCTTGCTACGGGCGAGAAGTCCTGGAACCACCCGGAAACGGGCGAGGACAAGACCGGAACTCCCCTGTACAACGGCACCATCTTCCACCGGATCATCAAGGACTTCATGATCCAGGGCGGCGATCCCCTGGGCCGCGGCGTTGGTGGCCCCGGTTACCAGTTCGACGACGAAATCCACCCGGAGCTGACTTTCAACGCTCCCTACAAGCTGGCCATGGCGAACGCCGGAATCCAGATGGGCAAGGGCACCAACGGGTCACAGTTCTTCATCACCACGGTCAACACCGACTGGCTGTTCGGCAAGCACAGCATCTTCGGCGAGGTCACGGATGAGGAATCCCGCAAGGTCGTTGACGCCATCGAGGCCGTCCGCACCGGCATGGGCGACCGCCCTGTCGAAGACGTCGTCATCAACAGCATCGACATCGAACAGCTCTAA
- a CDS encoding rhomboid family intramembrane serine protease: MSYGIPSAEPSADIPVCPRHPDRPSYVRCQRCGRPACPDCQRTAAVGFQCVDCVNEQKRTTPAYRSPYGGALAVGRPLATFTIIGLCVLVYILQWIVPGDLIFQDFAFANVFAATEPWRMLTAAFLHSQGFLLHIVLNMYTLWIFGQALEPLLGRIRFLAVYVISAIGGSVGYLLLTPDYPVSGVVGASGAIFGLFGAMLVVQRHRGGETKQLWVLIAINGVIGFFIPNIAWQAHLGGLITGGLAAAAIAYAPRGKNQALLQTGGLVLVVGLLAVLTWFRVTAG, encoded by the coding sequence ATGAGTTACGGAATCCCGTCGGCAGAGCCGTCCGCTGATATTCCGGTGTGCCCCCGGCACCCGGACAGGCCCTCCTACGTGCGGTGCCAGCGCTGCGGGCGCCCCGCGTGCCCCGACTGCCAGCGGACGGCCGCCGTCGGGTTCCAATGCGTTGACTGCGTCAACGAACAAAAACGTACGACGCCGGCCTACCGGTCCCCGTACGGCGGCGCCCTGGCCGTGGGCCGTCCTTTGGCGACATTCACGATCATCGGTCTCTGCGTCCTGGTGTACATCCTTCAGTGGATTGTGCCCGGCGACCTCATCTTCCAGGACTTTGCGTTTGCCAACGTCTTTGCCGCCACGGAACCGTGGCGCATGCTCACTGCGGCGTTCCTGCACTCCCAAGGCTTCCTTCTCCACATCGTCCTGAACATGTACACGTTGTGGATTTTCGGCCAAGCGCTTGAACCGTTGCTCGGGCGGATTCGTTTCCTGGCGGTGTACGTGATCTCCGCTATCGGAGGTTCTGTCGGCTATCTCCTGCTGACTCCCGATTACCCAGTCTCCGGCGTGGTGGGCGCATCCGGGGCGATTTTCGGCCTGTTCGGCGCCATGCTCGTGGTCCAACGCCACAGGGGCGGCGAGACCAAGCAACTGTGGGTTTTGATCGCCATCAATGGCGTCATCGGTTTCTTTATCCCCAACATCGCCTGGCAGGCCCACCTGGGCGGATTGATTACCGGTGGCCTCGCCGCTGCTGCCATCGCCTACGCACCCCGCGGAAAGAACCAGGCTCTCCTCCAAACCGGCGGGTTGGTGCTGGTTGTGGGCTTGTTGGCAGTCCTGACTTGGTTCCGCGTTACCGCCGGCTAA
- a CDS encoding GyrI-like domain-containing protein, which translates to MKSHFKKLIPSYSATKGAFSLVSVPPLQYLKIDGSGDPNTAASYKDALSTMYPVAYKLKFFSKGELGQDYGVMPLEALWWADDMDAFTSARDKSLWEWTLMNMVPDWITQEHFDAACSQVAKKGAAPALERLRLERLEEGLSVQTLHVGPYDDEGPVLEEMHHRFIPQHSLRMTGKHHEIYLGDPRRTAPEKLRTILRQPVAPTAE; encoded by the coding sequence ATGAAGAGCCACTTCAAGAAACTGATCCCCAGCTACAGTGCAACCAAGGGCGCTTTCTCCCTCGTATCAGTCCCACCCCTCCAGTACTTGAAGATCGACGGCTCCGGGGACCCAAATACTGCTGCGTCGTACAAGGACGCCTTGTCCACGATGTACCCCGTGGCGTACAAGCTGAAGTTCTTCAGCAAAGGGGAGCTGGGGCAGGACTATGGCGTGATGCCGCTGGAGGCGCTCTGGTGGGCCGATGACATGGACGCCTTCACCAGCGCCAGGGATAAGTCGCTCTGGGAATGGACCCTGATGAACATGGTCCCGGATTGGATCACGCAGGAGCACTTTGATGCAGCGTGCAGCCAGGTGGCAAAGAAAGGGGCGGCTCCCGCGCTGGAGCGGCTCCGCTTGGAACGGCTGGAGGAGGGGTTGAGCGTACAGACGCTCCACGTTGGTCCCTACGATGATGAAGGGCCGGTGCTTGAAGAGATGCACCACCGGTTCATACCGCAGCACTCATTGAGGATGACGGGAAAGCACCACGAAATCTATCTCGGGGATCCCAGGCGGACCGCGCCGGAGAAACTCAGGACCATCCTGCGGCAACCCGTCGCGCCCACAGCGGAGTGA
- a CDS encoding DNA-3-methyladenine glycosylase I codes for MTPDNGSIIGPDGLARPAWAASDPLMQAYYDHEWGMPVRDEQGMYERISLEAFQAGLSWATILRKREAFRKAFLDFHPESVAAFTESDVERLMLDAGIVRNRLKIHAAITNAKATIALRQDGGLVDFVWSFQPDSTPAPRSLSEIPTTSPESIALSKALRKKGFAFVGPTTMYALMEAVGIIDTHLVDSHRRGTSGVWT; via the coding sequence ATGACCCCGGATAACGGCAGCATCATCGGACCCGACGGCCTGGCACGCCCGGCGTGGGCCGCATCGGATCCATTGATGCAGGCCTACTACGATCACGAGTGGGGCATGCCTGTAAGGGACGAGCAGGGCATGTACGAACGCATCTCCCTGGAGGCTTTCCAGGCAGGCCTTTCGTGGGCCACCATCCTGCGCAAGCGCGAGGCGTTCAGGAAGGCGTTCCTGGACTTCCATCCGGAGAGTGTCGCTGCGTTCACCGAATCCGATGTGGAGCGTCTGATGCTCGACGCAGGAATCGTCCGCAATCGCTTGAAGATCCACGCCGCGATCACCAACGCGAAGGCAACCATCGCCCTCCGGCAGGACGGCGGACTCGTGGACTTCGTGTGGTCCTTCCAACCTGACAGCACGCCCGCTCCGCGCAGCTTGTCGGAGATCCCCACAACATCCCCGGAATCCATCGCTCTTTCCAAAGCCCTGAGGAAGAAGGGCTTTGCTTTCGTCGGGCCCACCACCATGTATGCCTTGATGGAAGCGGTCGGCATCATCGACACCCATCTGGTGGACAGTCACCGCCGAGGGACCTCAGGGGTGTGGACCTAG